A region of Streptomyces sp. NBC_01267 DNA encodes the following proteins:
- a CDS encoding UDP-N-acetylmuramoyl-L-alanyl-D-glutamate--2,6-diaminopimelate ligase, with protein sequence MKLSELLAGHDHEVLLGDPGTDITAGACFDAHRASPGSLYIAVPGHREGGPEAVGSALARGAVAVLVEDAAPDLPAVSWASAGDACVVRVADTRTAAAVVTSRYYGEPGRDMDMVAVTGTNGKTSVSSMVESVLRGAEGVRAGVIGTAGSRIGDELIPMPRSVLTTPESPDFQYLLGHMRDHEVGTVVLEATSMGLLQHRVDQAFIDVGIFTNLTQDHLDDHGTMENYRDAKLKLFQGLCRRAVVNADDPVGASILAMMPGAVTTYALDTEADYRATDLSMDAFGTRFTLHHAGSKYPAGVPVPGRFSVSNALATVAACHALGHDLAGLIAALDRMPPVPGRLERFETARGAAVIVDYAHSPDSLDKVLSAIQDFATGRVITVFGCGGDRDVTKRAEMGAIAGTRSDLCVLTSDNPRNEDPEAIMDQIAPGLLATGTRFERIADRRKAIAFALSGAGQGDIVLVAGKGSEPYQIVGEQLIPFSDMATVRELASAQE encoded by the coding sequence GTGAAGTTGAGCGAGTTGCTGGCCGGGCACGACCACGAGGTTCTTCTCGGCGATCCCGGGACGGACATCACCGCGGGAGCCTGCTTCGACGCCCACCGCGCCTCACCCGGTTCGCTGTACATCGCGGTGCCCGGTCACCGCGAAGGGGGCCCCGAGGCCGTCGGCTCGGCACTGGCACGCGGAGCCGTGGCGGTACTGGTGGAGGACGCGGCTCCGGATCTCCCCGCGGTGTCCTGGGCATCCGCCGGCGACGCGTGTGTCGTACGGGTCGCGGACACCCGCACGGCGGCGGCGGTCGTCACCTCCCGCTATTACGGCGAACCGGGTCGGGACATGGACATGGTGGCCGTCACCGGTACCAACGGGAAGACCTCCGTCTCCTCCATGGTGGAGTCCGTGCTGCGGGGCGCCGAGGGCGTACGGGCCGGGGTGATCGGGACCGCGGGCAGCAGAATCGGGGACGAACTGATCCCGATGCCGCGCTCGGTGCTGACCACACCGGAGTCGCCCGACTTCCAGTACCTGCTGGGTCACATGCGCGACCACGAGGTGGGGACCGTGGTCCTGGAAGCGACCTCGATGGGCCTGCTCCAGCACCGGGTGGACCAGGCGTTCATCGACGTGGGGATCTTCACCAACCTGACGCAGGACCACCTGGACGACCACGGCACCATGGAGAACTACCGGGACGCCAAACTGAAGCTGTTCCAGGGGCTGTGCCGGCGGGCGGTGGTCAACGCCGACGACCCGGTGGGTGCCTCGATCCTGGCGATGATGCCCGGCGCGGTCACCACCTACGCCCTGGACACCGAGGCCGACTACCGGGCCACCGATCTGAGCATGGACGCCTTCGGTACCCGGTTCACCCTCCACCACGCGGGCAGCAAGTACCCCGCGGGTGTCCCGGTGCCGGGACGCTTCTCGGTGTCCAACGCCCTGGCGACCGTGGCTGCCTGTCATGCGCTGGGCCATGACCTGGCCGGGCTGATCGCCGCACTCGACCGGATGCCTCCGGTGCCGGGGCGGCTGGAACGCTTCGAGACCGCCCGTGGCGCGGCGGTCATCGTGGACTACGCGCACTCGCCGGACTCCCTGGACAAGGTGCTCTCCGCGATCCAGGACTTCGCGACGGGCCGCGTGATCACCGTCTTCGGCTGCGGTGGCGACCGGGACGTCACCAAGCGCGCGGAGATGGGGGCGATCGCCGGAACCCGCTCCGACCTGTGTGTCCTCACCTCGGACAACCCGCGGAACGAGGACCCCGAGGCGATCATGGACCAGATCGCCCCCGGTCTGCTGGCCACCGGAACCCGATTCGAGCGGATCGCCGACCGCCGCAAGGCGATCGCCTTCGCCCTGTCCGGGGCCGGACAGGGCGACATCGTGCTGGTCGCGGGGAAGGGCAGCGAGCCGTACCAGATCGTCGGGGAACAGCTGATCCCGTTCAGCGACATGGCCACGGTGCGCGAACTGGCCTCGGCGCAGGAGTAG
- a CDS encoding NAD(P)/FAD-dependent oxidoreductase, translated as MGRPRILVVGAGFAGVECVRRLERRLSVGEAQIALVAPFSYQLYLPLLPQVASGVLTPQSVAVSLRRSQKHRTRIIPGGAIGVDTDAKVCVVRKITGEIVNEPYDYIVLSPGSVTRTFDIPGLADNARGMKTLAEAAYIRDHVIAQLDLADASHDEAERASRLQFVVVGGGYAGTETAACLQRLTTNAVKHYPRIDPKLIKWHLIDIAPKLMPELGDKLGLSALEVLRGRGIEVSLGVSVAEAREDQVTFTDGRVLPCRTLIWTAGVTASPLIATLGAETVRGRLAVTPEMNLPGFDGVFSLGDAAAVPDLTKGDGAICPPTAQHSMRQGRRLAENLVATLRHQPLQPYVHKDMGLVVDLGGTDAVSKPLGIELHGLSAQAVARGYHWTALRTNVAKTRVMTNWLINAIAGDDFVRTGFQSQKPATLRDFEYTDSYLTREQIREHTASLHARG; from the coding sequence GTGGGACGACCCAGGATTCTCGTAGTGGGCGCAGGTTTCGCCGGAGTGGAGTGCGTACGCCGTCTGGAGCGCAGGCTCTCCGTGGGAGAGGCGCAGATCGCACTGGTGGCGCCCTTCTCGTACCAGCTGTACCTGCCGTTGCTCCCCCAGGTCGCGTCGGGTGTTCTCACTCCGCAGTCGGTCGCCGTGTCGCTGCGCCGCAGCCAGAAGCACCGCACCAGGATCATCCCCGGCGGCGCCATCGGGGTGGACACCGACGCGAAGGTCTGCGTGGTCCGCAAGATCACCGGCGAGATCGTCAACGAGCCGTACGACTACATCGTGCTGTCCCCCGGCAGCGTCACCCGCACCTTCGACATCCCCGGGCTGGCCGACAACGCCCGCGGGATGAAGACGCTCGCGGAAGCCGCGTACATCCGCGACCACGTGATCGCCCAGCTGGACCTGGCGGACGCCAGCCACGACGAGGCCGAGCGCGCCTCCCGGCTGCAGTTCGTGGTGGTCGGCGGCGGCTACGCCGGTACCGAGACGGCTGCTTGTCTGCAGCGGCTCACCACCAACGCCGTCAAGCACTATCCGCGCATCGATCCGAAGCTGATCAAGTGGCATCTGATCGACATCGCCCCGAAGCTGATGCCCGAACTGGGCGACAAACTGGGGCTCAGCGCGCTCGAAGTGCTGCGCGGGCGCGGCATCGAGGTCTCCCTCGGCGTGTCGGTCGCCGAGGCCCGGGAGGACCAGGTGACCTTCACCGACGGCCGGGTCCTGCCGTGCCGCACCCTGATCTGGACCGCGGGTGTCACCGCCAGCCCGCTGATCGCCACCCTCGGCGCGGAGACGGTACGCGGACGCCTCGCGGTCACGCCGGAGATGAACCTGCCGGGATTCGACGGTGTCTTCTCGCTCGGCGACGCGGCTGCGGTCCCGGACCTCACCAAGGGGGACGGGGCCATCTGCCCGCCCACCGCGCAGCACTCGATGCGCCAGGGCCGCAGGCTCGCGGAAAACCTCGTGGCCACCCTGCGGCACCAGCCGCTGCAGCCCTACGTCCACAAGGACATGGGGCTCGTCGTCGACCTGGGCGGCACGGACGCGGTGTCCAAGCCGCTCGGTATCGAACTGCACGGGCTGTCGGCGCAGGCCGTGGCCCGCGGCTACCACTGGACAGCGCTGCGGACGAACGTCGCCAAGACCCGGGTGATGACCAACTGGCTGATCAACGCCATCGCCGGGGACGACTTCGTACGCACCGGATTCCAGTCCCAGAAGCCCGCCACGCTGCGCGACTTCGAGTACACGGACTCGTATCTCACGCGGGAACAGATCCGCGAGCACACGGCGTCGCTCCACGCCCGCGGCTGA
- a CDS encoding methyltransferase domain-containing protein, with amino-acid sequence MDDQHQHGTHSGGRGAAPGPAAEDSRNARPTSAFHTDNITDSMTDRLVGALDAQAASAGVRRLREWAHAGLAVRPGERALDIGSGTGSETRALAEAVGRSGEATGVEPNPGLRTVAGQRAAATDSTARFVRGDASALPVDDAAVDVVWCERVFQHLSEPDRAAAEIARVLRPGGRVALLDTDWATTILYPGEAEVVAVLTGGALAAAANPHAGRKLMGQLAATGLEIDDLGSQALIQDPRKVSWPLIRALAEKAVQEELITGRQRDRLYADLTAAAERSALHMSVTMFGVIAHRPG; translated from the coding sequence ATGGACGACCAGCACCAGCACGGGACACACTCCGGCGGCCGGGGCGCGGCGCCGGGCCCCGCGGCAGAGGACAGCAGGAACGCACGGCCGACATCGGCGTTCCACACGGACAACATCACCGACTCCATGACCGACCGGCTGGTCGGGGCACTGGACGCCCAGGCGGCAAGCGCGGGCGTGCGCCGGTTGCGTGAATGGGCACACGCCGGACTCGCCGTGCGGCCCGGCGAGCGGGCGCTCGACATCGGATCAGGGACCGGGTCGGAGACCAGGGCGCTCGCCGAGGCGGTGGGCCGGAGCGGAGAGGCGACCGGAGTGGAGCCGAACCCCGGCCTGCGGACGGTCGCCGGACAGCGCGCGGCAGCGACGGACAGCACGGCCCGATTCGTGCGCGGCGACGCGTCGGCGCTCCCCGTGGATGATGCCGCCGTCGATGTGGTCTGGTGCGAGCGGGTGTTCCAGCACCTCTCGGAGCCCGACAGGGCAGCGGCCGAGATCGCCCGTGTACTGCGGCCGGGAGGACGTGTTGCCCTTCTCGACACGGACTGGGCGACCACGATCCTCTACCCGGGCGAGGCCGAGGTCGTCGCCGTCCTGACGGGCGGCGCCCTCGCCGCGGCAGCGAATCCGCACGCCGGGCGGAAGCTGATGGGCCAACTCGCCGCGACGGGACTGGAGATCGACGACCTCGGCTCGCAAGCCCTCATCCAGGACCCCCGGAAGGTCAGCTGGCCGCTCATCCGGGCGCTCGCGGAGAAGGCCGTGCAGGAAGAGCTGATCACCGGGCGACAGCGGGACCGTCTGTACGCCGACCTCACGGCAGCCGCCGAGCGCAGCGCTCTGCACATGTCCGTGACGATGTTCGGCGTCATCGCGCACCGCCCCGGCTGA
- a CDS encoding maleylpyruvate isomerase family mycothiol-dependent enzyme translates to MTSPSYERHCAEITVQSDLLRACIEGADLTVPVPSCPGWHLGRLVRHLGEAHRWVEEIVRTRAQQPLPDTALREEPAGPGDEQPADLGAWLVEGAKRLVETLREAGPDAQLWTPVSGSGGSSAFFARRMAHETLIHRADAALAVGAEFTVEADVAVDALDEWMELGSLPQLFEIHPEQRELLGPGRTLHFHATDTAPELKAEWVVDLTGDTVTWRRAHERAAVAVRGPLTDLLLTVYRRRPARGGSVDVLGDGHLLDFWLERVSFG, encoded by the coding sequence ATGACGTCTCCGAGTTACGAGCGGCACTGCGCCGAGATCACCGTGCAGAGCGATCTGCTGAGAGCCTGTATCGAGGGGGCGGACCTCACGGTTCCGGTGCCGTCCTGCCCCGGCTGGCACCTCGGCCGACTGGTACGGCATCTCGGTGAGGCCCACCGCTGGGTCGAGGAGATCGTACGGACCAGGGCGCAGCAGCCACTCCCCGACACCGCACTCCGGGAAGAGCCCGCCGGTCCCGGCGACGAGCAGCCCGCCGACCTCGGCGCCTGGCTCGTGGAGGGCGCGAAGCGGCTGGTCGAGACGCTGCGTGAAGCGGGCCCGGACGCGCAGTTGTGGACGCCGGTGTCCGGCTCCGGGGGAAGCAGCGCGTTCTTCGCCCGCCGCATGGCCCACGAGACGCTGATCCACCGGGCGGACGCCGCACTGGCCGTCGGCGCGGAGTTCACCGTCGAGGCGGACGTGGCCGTCGACGCCCTCGACGAGTGGATGGAACTCGGGTCCCTGCCCCAGCTCTTCGAGATCCACCCGGAGCAGCGCGAACTCCTCGGCCCCGGGCGGACCTTGCACTTCCACGCCACCGACACCGCCCCGGAGCTCAAAGCCGAGTGGGTGGTCGACCTCACCGGGGACACCGTCACCTGGCGCCGGGCTCATGAGAGGGCGGCCGTCGCGGTCCGCGGACCGCTGACCGACCTGCTGCTGACCGTCTACCGGCGACGCCCGGCCCGGGGCGGCAGCGTCGACGTGCTCGGCGACGGTCACTTGCTCGACTTCTGGCTGGAGCGGGTGAGTTTCGGCTGA
- a CDS encoding GntR family transcriptional regulator, translating into MVQSTGYSPGPSDGSPARRADRARNVADVLRQQAASGLYPTGFLPDERLLAADFAVSRNTVRQALFILRDEGLVERRRGVGTVLLNRKYAHPLGRLAGLAETLHAHGTVDNQVRARGPVVPPVQVARRLSVPEGEEVVRLERLRRLDGVPLSLDLTYLPTDIGLPLLDLDLENQDVFALIEQSTGQRLGAAEVTVQAVNADPHTAGILAAPAGTALFAVERLSRLSDGRPVDLEFLSIRGDRLTLRADLDRAGRGSG; encoded by the coding sequence GTGGTGCAGAGCACGGGGTACTCCCCCGGCCCGTCCGACGGCAGCCCGGCCAGACGTGCCGACCGGGCCCGCAACGTCGCTGATGTGCTGCGCCAGCAGGCAGCGTCCGGTCTCTATCCGACCGGCTTCCTGCCGGACGAGCGCCTGTTGGCTGCGGACTTCGCCGTCTCCCGGAACACCGTCCGCCAGGCGCTGTTCATCCTTCGGGACGAGGGCCTCGTCGAACGTCGGCGTGGTGTGGGAACCGTCCTGCTCAACCGTAAGTACGCCCACCCGCTGGGGCGGCTCGCCGGGCTGGCCGAGACGCTGCACGCACACGGCACCGTGGACAACCAGGTCCGTGCGCGTGGCCCCGTCGTACCGCCCGTGCAGGTCGCCCGCCGGCTGTCGGTGCCCGAGGGCGAAGAGGTGGTCCGTCTCGAACGCCTGCGGCGGCTCGACGGCGTACCGCTGTCATTGGATCTGACCTATCTCCCCACGGACATCGGCCTGCCGTTGCTGGACCTCGATCTGGAGAACCAGGATGTCTTCGCGCTGATCGAGCAGTCCACCGGACAGCGGCTCGGCGCCGCGGAAGTGACGGTCCAGGCCGTGAACGCCGATCCGCACACCGCCGGCATCCTCGCGGCCCCCGCGGGGACGGCGCTCTTCGCGGTGGAACGTCTCAGCCGGCTCTCGGACGGCCGGCCCGTCGACCTGGAATTCCTGTCCATTCGCGGAGACCGGCTCACCCTCCGGGCGGACCTGGACCGCGCCGGACGCGGTTCCGGCTGA
- a CDS encoding SRPBCC domain-containing protein: MTDVLKQINAVHREIRDRPVTGGEGRSLLLRRAYAASTEDVWNACTDPSRIARWLAPVSGELRPGGTFQLEGNAAGEILRCDGPHLLKLTWSLGENRATEVEIRLSADADGNTVLELEHVSPAEVVDELVRAYGPVGPVGIGAGWDLALLSLDLFLRREGEGRGGSEGRDMASWRTTPEARELFSRSSHAWGAASQAFWGTSDEDIATVVEFAVQNFAPGGREGRTG, from the coding sequence GTGACCGACGTCCTCAAGCAGATCAACGCCGTCCACCGGGAGATCCGGGACCGGCCGGTCACCGGCGGGGAGGGGCGCTCGCTCCTGCTCCGCCGGGCCTACGCTGCCTCGACCGAGGACGTCTGGAATGCGTGCACCGACCCCTCCAGGATCGCTCGCTGGCTGGCGCCGGTCTCGGGCGAGCTCCGTCCGGGCGGCACCTTTCAGCTCGAAGGAAACGCGGCCGGTGAGATCCTGCGCTGCGACGGGCCTCATCTGCTCAAGCTCACCTGGTCACTTGGGGAGAACAGGGCCACCGAGGTCGAGATCCGGCTCTCGGCGGACGCGGACGGCAATACCGTGCTGGAGCTGGAGCACGTTTCCCCCGCCGAGGTCGTCGACGAGCTGGTGCGGGCGTACGGACCCGTCGGCCCGGTCGGAATCGGAGCGGGCTGGGACCTCGCACTGCTGAGCCTGGACCTGTTCCTCAGGCGCGAGGGTGAGGGAAGAGGGGGAAGCGAGGGACGGGACATGGCGTCGTGGCGGACCACTCCCGAAGCGCGAGAGCTGTTCAGCCGGAGCAGCCACGCCTGGGGAGCCGCATCCCAGGCCTTCTGGGGCACCAGCGACGAAGACATCGCCACGGTCGTCGAGTTCGCGGTCCAGAATTTCGCGCCCGGCGGCCGGGAAGGCCGTACCGGCTGA
- a CDS encoding VWA domain-containing protein: MIMRKRLAAGACLLLAALAAGAFPTGAAAGEPSDKPSPKVELVLDVSGSMRTRDIDGGSRMAAAKQAFNEVLDAVPEQVQLGIRTLGADYPGNDRKTGCKDTRQLYPVGQLDRTEAKTAVATLAPTGWTPIGPALQQAAGDLKGGEATRRIVLISDGEDTCAPLDPCEVARDIAAQGIHLVVDTLGLVPDAKTRKQLTCIAEATGGTYTSVRHTDELSGRVTQLVDRAADPVATPVATEGADSCTGAPQLKAGLYSDREKFAEHRWYRVDVRPGQELRASVSVAADRAVNNDYGVLLRAVTLHGREIVRGQESGTGRTDVISSGLRYPKPPADSDDSQPPAETVCLQVSNSFSAPASVKTAPGLPVELNIAVVDAPDAASDVAAFGLGRGWWLLGVLALTGLVSGVLFGWISRWRLAGRTN; encoded by the coding sequence ATGATCATGAGAAAACGGCTGGCAGCCGGGGCGTGTCTGCTCCTGGCGGCCCTGGCAGCCGGAGCCTTCCCCACCGGCGCCGCCGCCGGCGAACCGTCCGACAAGCCGTCACCGAAGGTCGAGCTGGTGCTCGACGTCAGTGGCTCGATGCGCACACGTGACATCGACGGCGGATCACGGATGGCGGCGGCGAAGCAGGCGTTCAACGAAGTACTCGACGCGGTGCCCGAGCAAGTGCAACTGGGCATACGCACGCTGGGTGCCGACTACCCCGGCAACGACCGGAAGACCGGGTGCAAGGACACCCGCCAGCTCTACCCGGTGGGACAACTCGACCGGACCGAGGCGAAGACGGCGGTGGCCACCCTCGCCCCCACCGGCTGGACACCGATCGGGCCGGCCCTGCAGCAGGCCGCCGGAGACCTCAAGGGCGGTGAAGCGACCCGCCGCATCGTGCTCATCTCCGACGGCGAGGACACCTGCGCGCCGCTCGACCCGTGCGAGGTCGCCCGGGACATCGCGGCCCAGGGGATCCATCTGGTCGTCGACACACTGGGCCTGGTGCCCGACGCCAAGACCCGCAAGCAACTGACCTGCATCGCGGAGGCCACCGGAGGTACGTACACCTCCGTGCGGCACACCGATGAACTCTCAGGACGCGTGACGCAGTTGGTCGACCGCGCGGCCGATCCGGTGGCCACCCCGGTGGCCACCGAAGGCGCGGACAGCTGCACCGGAGCTCCGCAGCTGAAGGCCGGTCTGTACAGCGACCGGGAGAAGTTCGCCGAACACCGCTGGTACCGGGTGGATGTCCGGCCCGGCCAGGAACTGCGTGCCTCGGTCAGCGTCGCCGCCGACCGGGCCGTCAACAACGACTACGGCGTTCTGCTGCGGGCGGTGACGCTCCACGGACGGGAGATCGTACGGGGGCAGGAATCCGGCACCGGCCGTACCGATGTGATCTCGTCCGGTCTGCGTTACCCCAAACCCCCGGCGGACTCGGACGATTCGCAGCCCCCGGCGGAGACGGTCTGTCTCCAGGTCAGCAACTCCTTCTCGGCTCCGGCTTCGGTCAAGACCGCGCCCGGTCTGCCGGTCGAGCTGAACATCGCCGTGGTGGACGCACCCGACGCGGCGTCCGACGTGGCAGCCTTCGGGCTCGGCCGCGGCTGGTGGCTGCTCGGCGTCCTGGCACTCACCGGCCTGGTCTCGGGTGTCCTGTTCGGCTGGATTTCACGCTGGCGTCTCGCCGGGAGGACCAACTGA
- a CDS encoding MFS transporter produces the protein MCPRPSVVDGPLGKRPRPPRSRSAVRRPAGARATVVVMCLCVTLVVGMVSAVNLAIPSLSAGSLHPSASAVLWVVDGYVAVFACLVVPAGAVADRLGRKGVLLTGLGVFTLGCALAAAAPDVGVLIAGRMLSGVGAAAVLPTTLALMVTGAAQEQRSRLIALWASMTGLAAVLGNVGGGAAIESGSWRSLFVYAAPLGLVALVLAAVVAPTSARLARPVAPLSALLLTTGFLGLLFGVVSGPEQGWGSATVLGAFGAAAVLLALWSRRELRQERPVLDPRLLAVPAVRAGALGMVTVFLGMFGLFYLNGQYLQYVKGYSALGAGVRLLPMAAALLLAPRGAVLLRRRLSGRTVVGLGLLTLACGLCTVSRVATHTPYAVYALGAGLTATGCGLATPLLSETLMSALPPNRAGIGSGLQSLTRELGSALGVALTGTLITSGFTSRLPDALRGPHAPTTVAGAQSPTVGPALHRAVITAFTGALSTSMLVLAGTVLAAGAVVLAQLPAEHRGRV, from the coding sequence GTGTGCCCTCGCCCGTCCGTCGTCGACGGTCCGCTCGGCAAACGCCCCCGCCCGCCCCGGTCCCGGTCCGCCGTCCGCCGCCCGGCAGGCGCACGCGCGACGGTCGTCGTCATGTGCCTGTGCGTCACCCTGGTGGTCGGCATGGTGTCCGCCGTCAACCTCGCCATCCCTTCCCTCTCGGCCGGGTCCCTGCATCCGTCCGCCTCGGCGGTGCTCTGGGTGGTGGACGGCTATGTGGCCGTCTTCGCCTGCCTGGTCGTCCCGGCGGGTGCGGTGGCCGACCGCCTGGGCCGCAAAGGGGTGCTCCTCACCGGCCTGGGCGTGTTCACCCTGGGCTGCGCACTCGCCGCAGCCGCACCCGATGTGGGCGTGCTGATCGCCGGAAGGATGCTCAGTGGTGTGGGCGCGGCAGCAGTCCTGCCGACCACTCTGGCCCTCATGGTCACCGGCGCCGCGCAGGAACAGCGGTCCCGGCTGATCGCGCTCTGGGCCTCCATGACCGGACTGGCCGCCGTACTGGGCAACGTCGGAGGCGGCGCGGCGATCGAGAGCGGATCCTGGCGCTCCCTCTTCGTCTACGCGGCGCCGCTGGGCCTCGTCGCGCTGGTCCTGGCTGCCGTAGTGGCCCCCACCTCGGCCCGTCTCGCCCGTCCGGTCGCCCCGCTCAGCGCGCTGCTGCTGACCACCGGCTTCCTTGGGCTGCTGTTCGGTGTCGTTTCCGGGCCGGAGCAGGGTTGGGGCAGCGCCACGGTGCTGGGCGCGTTCGGCGCCGCGGCCGTCCTGCTGGCGCTCTGGAGCAGGCGCGAACTGCGCCAGGAACGCCCGGTCCTCGACCCCCGTCTGCTGGCCGTCCCGGCCGTGCGGGCCGGGGCCCTCGGGATGGTGACGGTGTTCCTCGGCATGTTCGGCCTGTTCTACCTCAACGGCCAGTACCTCCAGTACGTGAAGGGCTACTCCGCTCTCGGCGCGGGTGTCAGGCTGCTCCCGATGGCTGCCGCCCTGCTGCTGGCCCCGCGTGGTGCGGTCCTCCTCCGGCGTCGGCTGAGCGGCCGGACCGTCGTCGGCCTCGGTCTGCTCACGCTGGCCTGCGGGCTGTGCACCGTCTCACGCGTCGCCACGCACACTCCGTACGCGGTGTACGCCCTCGGAGCGGGGCTGACCGCCACCGGGTGCGGGCTCGCCACGCCGTTGCTCTCCGAGACGTTGATGTCCGCTCTCCCGCCGAACCGCGCGGGTATCGGTTCAGGGCTGCAGAGCCTGACCAGAGAGTTGGGCAGCGCCCTCGGCGTGGCCCTGACCGGGACCCTGATCACCTCGGGCTTCACCTCCCGGCTGCCGGACGCGTTGCGCGGCCCCCACGCGCCGACCACGGTGGCCGGTGCGCAGAGTCCGACCGTCGGTCCAGCGCTGCACCGGGCCGTCATCACTGCCTTCACCGGCGCGCTCAGCACCAGCATGCTGGTCCTGGCAGGCACGGTGCTGGCGGCTGGTGCCGTCGTCCTCGCCCAGCTCCCGGCGGAGCACCGTGGCCGGGTGTGA
- a CDS encoding VOC family protein, which produces MPRITPNLWFDTNGEEAAKFYVSVFPNSEIKSITHYGEAGPRPAGTVLTVQFSLDGQEYIAINGGPEFTFDEAISFLVNCADQEEVDYYWDKLSEGGEEGPCGWLKDKYGLSWQIAPGGMEELLNDPDPARGQRAMKAMLGMKKIDLAAIRAAADGV; this is translated from the coding sequence ATGCCCCGAATCACACCCAACCTCTGGTTCGACACGAACGGCGAGGAGGCCGCCAAGTTCTACGTGTCGGTGTTCCCGAACTCGGAGATCAAGAGCATCACGCACTACGGAGAGGCAGGTCCCCGTCCGGCCGGCACCGTGCTGACCGTTCAGTTCTCCCTCGACGGCCAGGAGTACATCGCGATCAACGGGGGCCCCGAGTTCACCTTCGACGAGGCGATCTCGTTCCTGGTCAACTGCGCCGACCAGGAAGAGGTCGACTACTACTGGGACAAGCTGTCCGAGGGCGGTGAGGAGGGCCCGTGCGGATGGCTGAAGGACAAGTACGGTCTGTCCTGGCAGATCGCCCCCGGTGGGATGGAAGAGCTGCTCAACGACCCGGACCCGGCGCGGGGCCAGCGGGCGATGAAGGCCATGCTCGGTATGAAGAAGATCGATCTGGCCGCGATCCGCGCTGCCGCCGACGGGGTGTAG